The DNA region CCAAAGGTCATTTAAACGAGCTGGAAGTTTTGACGCACCCAGAGACCAGAATGCACGGACGCGATCTGGTAACCGACCGACCAGGCTCGGGCTCTTCCTTCTCAGGCAATGGGCGAAGCTCTATGGAGCCGCCTGCGACCCCGCAGCAAAATGAAGCTGAGCATTTCGCTATTGAGGTTGCCAGGTTTTTAGATTTGGCACACCGCAAAGGCAGCTTTCAGCAATTGCATATCGTTGCCTCGCCGGCGTTTTTAGGCCTTTTGCGCAACACGTTACACGCCGAGACCAAAAAAGCTGTTGGCGTGGAAGTCGACAAAGACTTGGTCGAAGAATCACC from Myxococcota bacterium includes:
- a CDS encoding host attachment protein is translated as MQFKKTWVLAANGAMARVFEFSKGHLNELEVLTHPETRMHGRDLVTDRPGSGSSFSGNGRSSMEPPATPQQNEAEHFAIEVARFLDLAHRKGSFQQLHIVASPAFLGLLRNTLHAETKKAVGVEVDKDLVEESPLQIRSYLP